One window of the Pedobacter ginsengisoli genome contains the following:
- a CDS encoding transketolase has protein sequence MKHTINELEDIASQVRRDIVRMVHACQSGHPGGSLGCADFFTALYFEVMNYSTDFTMDGKGEDLFFLSNGHISPVFYSVLARAGYFDVKELATFRKLNSRLQGHPTTHEGLPGVRIASGSLGQGMSVAIGAALAKKLNKDHSVVFSLHGDGELQEGQNWEAIMYAPFNKVDNLIASVDYNGQQIDGPTEKVLSLENLQAKFEAFGWHVINSDGNDMDSIVKALHYAKSLLGKGRPILNLMSTQMGAGVDFMMGSHKWHGVAPNDEQLATALAQLPSTLKDY, from the coding sequence ATGAAACATACAATAAATGAATTAGAAGATATTGCTTCTCAAGTAAGAAGGGATATTGTTAGAATGGTACATGCCTGCCAGTCTGGTCACCCAGGTGGATCATTAGGCTGTGCAGATTTCTTTACTGCACTGTATTTTGAGGTAATGAACTACTCTACTGATTTTACAATGGATGGAAAAGGTGAAGATTTATTTTTCCTTTCCAACGGTCACATCTCACCGGTTTTTTATAGTGTTCTGGCTAGAGCAGGATACTTTGACGTTAAAGAACTGGCTACTTTCAGAAAATTAAATTCAAGGCTACAAGGTCACCCAACAACACATGAAGGACTTCCAGGCGTTAGAATTGCCTCTGGATCTTTAGGTCAGGGAATGTCTGTTGCCATTGGTGCTGCCCTTGCTAAGAAATTAAATAAAGACCACTCGGTGGTATTTTCATTACATGGTGATGGTGAACTGCAGGAAGGTCAAAATTGGGAAGCCATCATGTATGCTCCTTTTAACAAAGTAGATAACCTGATTGCTTCAGTTGATTATAACGGACAACAAATTGATGGCCCAACTGAAAAAGTATTATCATTAGAAAATCTACAAGCCAAATTTGAGGCTTTTGGATGGCATGTAATCAACTCAGATGGCAACGATATGGATTCAATTGTTAAAGCTTTGCATTATGCTAAATCACTTTTAGGAAAAGGTAGGCCAATTTTGAACTTAATGAGTACTCAAATGGGTGCTGGTGTTGATTTCATGATGGGATCGCACAAATGGCACGGAGTTGCGCCAAATGATGAGCAACTTGCTACCGCTCTTGCTCAATTGCCAAGTAC